Proteins encoded by one window of Calditrichota bacterium:
- a CDS encoding AI-2E family transporter produces MNHSKITVSFLGILVLVALGFVFYYLSSILKPFFVAVFLSILLDPLVEWLRKIKIPKGIAVLIVLLLTFAFLFLLGVMVYASFSSFSNELPKYEAKFTTMFQHILQWFNIPLEDLNSYLNNVDWRRAITGLSLPSYISSGIGSFFQFLANVFIVLLFMIYILLGRDSFYDRVRRAFESQGTDRVMVTVKNINDQIQEYLIVKTIISLLTGVLATVVLLAFGVDFALVWGMLTFMLNFIPNIGSTIATLPPILLALLQFDSLMRPLWITISLLVIQMTMGNFVEPKFLGKRLDLSPLVVILFLIFWGYLWGIVGMILAVPIAATIKIVTENIKPLRPISVFMSGG; encoded by the coding sequence GTAGCCGTTTTTCTTTCGATTTTGCTGGACCCTCTGGTGGAATGGTTGCGCAAAATTAAAATTCCAAAGGGAATTGCCGTTTTAATTGTTCTATTGCTCACCTTTGCTTTTCTGTTTCTCCTGGGAGTAATGGTGTACGCCAGTTTTAGCTCATTCTCAAATGAATTGCCCAAGTATGAGGCCAAATTCACGACTATGTTTCAACATATTTTGCAGTGGTTTAACATTCCGCTGGAAGACCTGAATTCCTATTTGAACAATGTCGATTGGCGGCGGGCCATTACCGGTCTCTCTCTGCCGTCCTACATTTCAAGCGGCATCGGCTCGTTTTTTCAATTTCTGGCCAATGTGTTTATCGTCCTGTTGTTCATGATTTACATCCTTCTCGGAAGGGATTCTTTTTACGACCGTGTCCGCCGGGCATTTGAATCTCAGGGAACGGATCGGGTGATGGTCACTGTCAAGAATATCAATGATCAAATCCAGGAATATCTGATTGTTAAAACGATCATCAGTCTCCTGACGGGAGTTCTGGCCACCGTGGTGCTGCTGGCTTTTGGGGTTGATTTTGCCCTGGTCTGGGGAATGTTAACCTTTATGCTGAATTTTATCCCCAACATCGGATCCACCATTGCAACCCTGCCGCCGATTCTGCTGGCCCTGCTTCAATTCGATTCTCTCATGCGGCCGCTGTGGATTACCATCAGCCTTCTTGTGATCCAGATGACCATGGGAAATTTTGTGGAACCCAAATTTCTGGGGAAACGCCTGGACTTAAGTCCCCTGGTGGTGATTTTATTCTTGATTTTCTGGGGCTATCTGTGGGGCATTGTGGGAATGATTCTGGCCGTTCCGATCGCCGCGACCATTAAAATTGTCACGGAAAATATTAAACCCCTCCGACCGATTAGTGTATTCATGAGCGGGGGATAG